The proteins below are encoded in one region of Toxoplasma gondii ME49 chromosome IV, whole genome shotgun sequence:
- a CDS encoding hypothetical protein (encoded by transcript TGME49_320780), with protein MSATLQPDARRVRTPCGNMFVCSGRLSNAADGCAFSTCANPARATAVCCSWLTKTTNARRALMMDGHLYANAILYSGVFSASHHPWWEGCGTGCGRRRADKTF; from the exons ATGAGCGCCACGTTGCAGCCCGATGCACGTCGTGTTCGTACTCCGTGCGGGAATATGTTCGTTTGTTCGGGTAGACTCAGTAATGCAGCTGATGGTTGTGCCTTCAGTACATGCGCCAATCCTGCTCGT GCTACCGCAGTATGTTGCTCCTGGCTTACGAAGACGACCAACGCGAGGCGAGCGCTTATGATGGATGGCCACCTGTACGCAAATGCGATCCTCTATTCgggcgtcttctccgcgtcaCATCATCCATGGTGGGAAGGCTGCGGCACCGGCTGCGGCCGTCGAAGA